The Erigeron canadensis isolate Cc75 chromosome 1, C_canadensis_v1, whole genome shotgun sequence genome segment CTGGAAACATGTATACTTCCAAAACTCAAATCTGGACTAGGATCATACTACCGATCCCACAAAGAATTTACCTCGATTTTTGAAAAGAAGTTGATTGAACAAGTCATTCCAGTTTGAACCACTTAcgtttatatgtataatacgTTACAGGGGTAACAAATATGCTGCTAGAAGAACCATACTTCTATGATTTTGTGAGGGGGaaagattttatatttatatatgtgatttttATGAGGAGTTTGTGAGGAGGAAACATGTTTCTTCCTTACTGCTAGAAGCATATTGGTTTTTCCCTATCTTATAACGCAAAGAACATTTATTTTTATGCAATTAGTAACATAAGAAGACTATATCACccctaaaatcttaatatatactattgactaattaaccaattaaatcacTTAATTTCAACAAATTGACTATcatttatatcatcatttagattaactataaattaaaaatcccaataatcattatctaaatatattattatattggtatttatatattaatttgtagaaaaagtctcattaatttacatttttttatttttcatcaataacttacactttttaaccctaaatacttaatttaaatttatttttagccatcaacttgagcagttttttcttaatttttttaaaagttacaaaaagtatttatatttaattttttaaagttacaattgtcactcaaatcaaaaatcctaattgttatcaaacaatatgaaaacaatcctaattgttatctaattatcataggacagtgattgaaaataaacatattcatgttatgggtcgtatcatgatcaaacacatatacttgaatgtcaagtacaggatcacaaagatgtttaatttttaataatttttcataataatatcacattatgagtacatttggttttaaaaaattatataataaagaaattattgtagcatgtgccttgtggaatgactacgacaaacaatctaatcaatatatatatcaaataataatgacagtgacgaacatgtggttattgtaatataacttgcaaagtataacacttagaaccgtatatcttcaaaattataagttttatgaatcaaatgtataaagatctaatattgataatatcgtaaaccccgtgtccagtgtcggacacgggtctaaaatctagtatttatACTATTCTTAATGAAAATTTTACAATTATCACTCAACTCTTataataactacactaccccaTAAAATCAAtttcttttacattaataaaacatcTCTATCTCACCATTGCAACAGGCACCAGAGCCATCTGTCGTAGCCACCGCCATCATTGACCACCACTACCGCATTATGCATGTGCATTTCTAGTTTATATTTAAGACgactaattaattatttaatctttattttaGATAACATACATCACTagaaaaaatttatcaaaatagttATTATAGTAAGTTTATTTTTCACCTTCCACTTCTGattgaaaatgttttttataaaacattcaTATAAATTAGGTATCCAATTTAAATTACTAAATTTTACTTCCATTATATTTAAGTgaccatatatatctatatttgctTCCGTATAATGCGGTTGCCGCGTTGTGCTAGTAACGACAACGATGAATGAtggtggtaattgatgtaaagataattCTAAAAAGGATAATGgatttattttagaaaataagagACTGGTGGTGTAATTAAATTCGTTAAGGATAGGATGGTTATTTcgcaattttgttttttttcttttgacttttCAACAAGGgtataaaatctttatatagtaatatagatatagatagctatatattttataaaattaaaagattgaCAGTGTAAATTAATGGTAGGATGATCATTTCAcaattcttctttttctaacttttcaacaaaggtgtaaaatctttatataatagtatagaatACAGATAATATACATTACTAGCACAGTACCCCCACACTATGACGGTGGTAACAACGAATGATATAAGTTAATATAAATGTACTTAATGTAAAGGTGGCAGTAGAGATACTTTAGACATACTTGAGAAGATAAGAAACTTATGGTAATGTTTTCCATTATATTGTATcttcttatttttgtatttCTAAACGGTGATAAGAAAGCCAACATGTCTTGGCCAGTTTTTAGacgttaaaaaaagaaaacaaaaacaaaaacatacaaCACCATAACAACAAATGACATGGGCTCAATCGGTTAATCCTTACATGTTGTTGTAGTTGCTCTCAATGATACTCCGTATAAGTTAGTCCGCTCTCAATGATACTCCGTATAAGTTAGTCCGCGCCTCTTTGCAAACCTTCTCTATCTATACCCCCATTTGAACAGTTACCATAAACTCTTATCTTATGGCAGCTTTTATTGAAATTTAGCCGTAACAAGCCAAAGTAAATAAGCAGAAAAGCCCAAAACATAGCAAATTAACCTTCAGAGCTTACATAGATAGCTGATGACATGTAAAACTCTGCTCATTAATTACCAATATTAGTTGGCCAATTTCTTCCATAATGACCTCCCTACAATAAACTCAATCTCAAACTATCAACCCCAAATAGTACGAAACACACAAATACATCTCCAAAAACACGCATCTATAATATGGGTCGattataaaataacattaaaaacaCATGATATCTCAGCTTGACATTTCATCAAGCACTTCTTACGCACCTATTATCAAGAACAGATGAATAGTTGCTAATTTCGAgcatatatataagaaactcAAACCTAATGCAATTACCGCtaaaattttattatcaaaacaaTACAAACTAATTAATTACCAGCCGAGTTCAAAAAAATCGAATCAATATGTAGTAGCAAGCGTGATTGTTGAGAGCATATTACAACGCTAGTCATGTTCAGGAATTCTTGTGAATCGATATGGTAATATGAAGTTTTTAGTTTTATCATTCGAAACTATAATAAAAGCTTGTGATCAGGAGAGCACACTGGAATTAATTCTTTGCCTTgtaatatatatagaagatacAACTCGATCTCTACCCTCACCTGCCACTAGGAATGGATAAGGAGATTTCCCTGCATATGCTATCAAAAGTACCTGAGCTTCCGCTGGCCCCATCTGTGAATATGTAGTTGCCAGCTGATTGCTTAAGCAAATGCTCACCTTCCTCTTCTTTTGCACTACTCTGCAACCATGGATGCTTTTGTATCATTGATGCCATTATTCCTTCCAGTTCCATTGTGACTTCCTTCATCGTAGGCCTTTCAATCCCTTTAACGCGTAAGCATCTTTCTGCAAGTCTTGATACTTGCATTATTTCGTTGGGAAGTTCTTTTAGCTGCAAGTGTTCATCTAGAACCTGAAAGAGCCTCCCATCTTCTAAAGAAGATAGAAAATACTTGGCTACGCTCCTTTCTTCTTCTGGCTTATTAAAGCTAAGAGCTTTCCTTCCAGTTAAAAGTTCCACTAGTACCACCCCGAAACTATAAACATCACTCTTTTCAATCAGTTGATTCGTCTGCAAGTACTCAGGATCTAAGTAACCCAGTGTTCCCCTGACCAGTGTTTCCAACTCAATCTGATCCACGGGAATTagtttagatgctccaaaatcaGCCACTTTTGCTACATAATTGTCATCCAATAGTATATTAGTGGGCTTGATATCTCGATGGATGATTGGGACAGACGCTGCACAGTGTAAATACGAAAGCGCTCCAGCAGTCCCTGTTGCTATTCTCAGCCGGATGTCCCAAGTAAGAGCCATTGACTTGCTTTCTTTATGGATGTGATCAGACAGAGTACCATTTGGAATGAACTCGTAAACCAATAAAGGGACTTCAGTTTCCAAACAACATCCTATCAGCTTAACCACATTCCTATGATTGATTTGGGAAAGGATAACAACTTCATTGATAAATTCATCTATTTGGCTTCGGGTTTGATCTGCTAATTTGGACTTCTTTATGGCAACTATTCTGTTATCAGACAAAACTCCTTTATAAACTGTACCATAACCACCCTTGCCGATAATCTTGCTTTCATCATAGTTATCCGTTGCCCTCTTAAGCTCCTCCATGGTGAAGATTACCTCCACCTGGCCATGAGAATTCCCTTCCTTACGAATACGTTGCTGCAACATAATTCCACCATTTTGCCTAAAGAATTTTTCTCTAAGCATCATATCCTTATGGTTCTTGAATCTAAAATACACCCAGCTGATAAGCACAAACGAAAGTATGACAGCGACCAAGGTACCTGTAATGACAATATTTAACAATGAAATCATCAGGAGTGAGTTAATTAATTTAGGGACATCTTAAATTATGGACCgcgtaacttacacatgtgtacctaagttgtaacttacacatgtgtaagtcgtggtggcggtggtctcCGTCGCtagaggatcatggtggtggtcggagatggtggtCGTGTTGGTGGTCGGAGAATGAATTATTGAAATTtgtccctaatggtccctaaTTTAAGATGTACATAATTTAACTTTTCTCTAAACTCGTTATATCATGATGATTCAACTAGTAtcacatatatttattattagtttaggAAACCAATCGACTCTACTTACACAGGGCAATCTCTATAACGAGGGTCAAGTGGTTGACAGCTGATCTTTAGTGCAACCTGTTCCACCTTCACCTTTACCACAAGAACAGTTAAAGCTTCCTTCAGTATCAATGCAGTCATGTACGCAATCATGGATCCCGCGATCACACTCGTTGATATCTGTAGAATAGAAAACATTTGTTAAGGGTGAAATTAAATATGGTGCAGAAAGGGTTCGAAAGTATGTAAAATAAGTTGAGTACATAAACCAAATAAAAGTGCTGATTAATTGGTCCTTACTCGTGCAACCATCTGTGACATAAGGGTTGCCTTCATACCCTTCAAGGCATTGGCAGCGATATCCAGGACCGCGATAATTTTTATCACATGTGCTTTTTCCCTTGCATAAGAAATTAGTACTGTTTTCTTCATTTGCCTTGTCACAAGTCAAGTTTCCAATTGCCCAGTCAAGTAACATCGGCATTCTTTCTACGGTTTCCAAATCACGCAGTAAGTTGGAAGAAAAGTTGAACTTGTCTTCCCGAATGACAAAAGCATAGCTGCAAGGGTCGAAGCCCAATATATCTTTGTGATGATCGTAGCTACTTAGTGACACTTCAAAATAACTCATTCCTTCGGGGATTGTTATTTCGCAGCACCCAACTCCAGAGCAAGATCCATTTGTGATTGTGTTCGTACTATCACATGTAGTTATGCATCCACTACCAATGGACTCGTTCCCTCTTGTTCCTTCCATATACGCATATGTGTCACACCCAATGGCAACGAGCCTGTTCTTGGTTGAGATTCTGAAATTATTCAACGTCAAACGTCCATTGAATCCTTTAGATTGACCAGAGGCATTGTAGCAATCATATGATATTAACTTATTAATCTCCATCTCGCCAGTACTTAACGAAATATCTGTAATATGTATATTGGTAGTGATAGTTCCATAGAAAAGTATATGCTGAACTTGATCATGTACGCGTTGTCGGTCACAAGTTACTTGAAAATACGGATTGAGGTAGCAATGCTCACTACCTGAACCAAAAGGAAATGGTATAGTCACATTTCCACATAAAGTTTCACAATCTGACATCTTTTTAGCACATGATTTGCCCAAACATGTCACAAGTACTATTAACGAAACTAGTATTTGTAAATACGAGTACATGGTTAATTAGGCTGGTTGAATAATTTGTGATTGGATGTGGAAGGCTGAATTATGTTACCATGCACAATTTGGAGCGGCCAATATGGCATGGATGCATGCATGTTATATGAGCAGCCTTGTAAAGACTTAGCTGCTACTGGACATTGATGGTTGACCTTGACCATGCTTTTCTATGCTAGCTAGGCTAACGTGACTACGTGTCTTTTAATTTACGAGTGACTTGACTAAACCAATGCTATGACACTGATTAATTGGATAAATTTTTTAGGTAGGTCGGTTTTTAACTATGCCTTTTTTCAACTTGGTAACTAGACGGGGCAGACCCGGCTCAAACCGGATGAATCGGACAGGATTCAGACCGTGATCGAACCGATTAATGcggttcttttcttttcttttttggtttgTATTCAACGTGTGTACCTTTTGAATTGGTGTTATAACCTGCTTAGCTTATGGATTATTGTAGCAGAATTTGGTCATTCATGAATTATATTAACGTAGGatccaatgttttaaatatcggTATATACAGTTCGGTATTATCGATATTACTAATATTGGAGGTTACTCCGGTATTTTTTgagtattttcactattcaatattGGTCGGGATTCCAGTATTCCCGGTATTTTACAGTATTACTATTCCggtattttgaaaaaaaatttatttttatgatactttaatgttattttttattatttgtgaactttcaaaacttagttatattttgttataaaatacttatttggtattattttttagtgaattataattgtattttgaccatttttgttaaattgtaacaagtttcgtaaacttttataaaaaaattaaaatagaacaCTGGCCGGAATTTTTTGTAATACcggaaaaaaaatttacactagaactaaaataccagtttttaaaacattggtagAGTCTGGTTATCTTTTAATTGATAGAACTTGATGATATTATTACTAGGGTGCCTACCTAATAAGGTTAGATTAATTCTTTTTTAGTAGTATATATTAATCTTATGATTatgataagattaagattatgatTAAAATTACGATAagattagattaaaattaaaattaagatatttttttaaataccttggcaaaaaaattaaaattaagatattaaGTTTGCTAAAGGAATTtataatctaatataatataattaaaagagcaGGTTATGGTATACTAGATACCCTTAATTAATCCACCTTCTTAGTCTAATTTTCCATCCTAATGGCCTCTATTtttctacattttttttctaGGTCAACCTatattctattaaaaaataaaaaccaaatccTTTTAtgcttaaaacttaaaagattatatatatggtaacactctggagaaaacacttttaaaataacaacGGTgacaacacttaaaaacatcattttgatgcattgaaagtctataaaactaacatagtgcataactaattatcattatttaagtgtttaacaacacattgatccgccaaaatcaaaaaaatcacattttttgtta includes the following:
- the LOC122585201 gene encoding putative wall-associated receptor kinase-like 16, whose protein sequence is MYSYLQILVSLIVLVTCLGKSCAKKMSDCETLCGNVTIPFPFGSGSEHCYLNPYFQVTCDRQRVHDQVQHILFYGTITTNIHITDISLSTGEMEINKLISYDCYNASGQSKGFNGRLTLNNFRISTKNRLVAIGCDTYAYMEGTRGNESIGSGCITTCDSTNTITNGSCSGVGCCEITIPEGMSYFEVSLSSYDHHKDILGFDPCSYAFVIREDKFNFSSNLLRDLETVERMPMLLDWAIGNLTCDKANEENSTNFLCKGKSTCDKNYRGPGYRCQCLEGYEGNPYVTDGCTNINECDRGIHDCVHDCIDTEGSFNCSCGKGEGGTGCTKDQSLLNIVITGTLVAVILSFVLISWVYFRFKNHKDMMLREKFFRQNGGIMLQQRIRKEGNSHGQVEVIFTMEELKRATDNYDESKIIGKGGYGTVYKGVLSDNRIVAIKKSKLADQTRSQIDEFINEVVILSQINHRNVVKLIGCCLETEVPLLVYEFIPNGTLSDHIHKESKSMALTWDIRLRIATGTAGALSYLHCAASVPIIHRDIKPTNILLDDNYVAKVADFGASKLIPVDQIELETLVRGTLGYLDPEYLQTNQLIEKSDVYSFGVVLVELLTGRKALSFNKPEEERSVAKYFLSSLEDGRLFQVLDEHLQLKELPNEIMQVSRLAERCLRVKGIERPTMKEVTMELEGIMASMIQKHPWLQSSAKEEEGEHLLKQSAGNYIFTDGASGSSGTFDSICREISLSIPSGR